The genomic DNA TTTAATTTCTTAGAAGGATTTTTATCAAACTACGGATTAATAATTATATTAATGACAATTGTTGTAAGATTAATTATGTCTCCTTTGGTATATAAATCTTATTTATCGAGTGCAAAAATGAAGGTAATTAGACCTGAATTAACTGCCTTGAATGAGAAATATCCTGGTAAAGAAAATGCAATGAAACGTCAGCAAGAAACCATGGCAATTCAGCGAAAAGCAGGAGTTAGCATGATGTCTGGTTGTATACCAGCCTTATTACAAATGCCAGTATTCTTTGCTTTGTTTAAGTTTTTTCCTACAAACTTAGCTTTAAGACAAGAAAGCTTTTTATGGGCGCCAGATTTATCTTCTTATGATACTATCTTTACATTGCCTTTCACGATTCCTTTTTATGGTAACCACGTAAGTTTATTTCCAATTTTAGCATCTGTAGCTATTTTCTTTTATATGAAAATGAATCAAAGTCAGCAAGCAAATATGCAAGCGCCAACGCAAGAAGGCATGCCAGATATGAGTAAAATGATGAAGTATATGATTTACTTCTCTCCTATTATGATGTTGTTTTTCTTTAACAATTATGCAAGTAGTTTAAGTTTGTATTACTTTATTTCTAACTTGTTAACTATTGTAATTATGTTGGTAATTAAAAACTATGTAATTGATGAAGATAAGATTCATGCAAAAATAGAAGAAAACAAAAAACGTCCTGAAAAGAAAAAGAGCAAGTTTAGAGAAAAAATTGATTCTGCGATGAAGCAAGCACAAGAGCAACAAGCTCAACAAAAAAAGAAGTAATTTTCTTTAATAATTAAAAAAAAACCGAAACTTAAAAGTTTCGGTTTTTTTGTTTTGAAATACACGGCTTATCATAAGTTGAAGGTTTATTTTTTTACAACAGCTCTTTTAATTTTAAAACAGTAAAATCTAAATCTTCCTTTTTAGTGAATTTAGAGAAAGAAAAACGAATAGAAGTCTTATCTTCTTCTCCATTAAATAATAGCTCAGATAATACATGAGAACCTTTGTTACTTCCACTTTGGCATGCACTTCCACCAGAAACAGCAATTCCTGCCAAATCTAGACTAAACAATAGCATTTCATTTTTTACAGGAAAACGAACACTTAAAATAGTGTAACCACTTCTCTCTAAATCTTCTGAAAGACCATTAAATTGAATGTCTTCTGATATTTTTTTCAATTCAGAAATAAAATAAACCTTTAAACTTTCTATATAATCTTTATCTTTTTGAAGTACATCATACGCGATACTTAAAGCTTTATCCATTCCTAAAATAGCATGTACATTTTCTGTACTAGACCTTGCTCCTTTTTCCTGATCGCCACCATGAAGCATTGGTAAAATACCAAATCCTTTTCTAAAGAAAGCAAAACCAACTCCTTTTGGCCCATGGAATTTATGTGCACTCGCAACCATAAAATCTAGCATTGTTTTTTGTAAATCGATAGTGTAATGACCTATTGCTTGCACAGTATCTGAATGAAACAAAGCATCATTTCGCTTACATAAATTAGCTATATCATTCATAGGAAGCATATTCCCTATTTCATTATTAAGCATCATTAAACTTACCAATGTTTTTTCTTCAGATGCTTTTAACAAAGATTCTAAGTGGAGAATATCGATAGTACCAAATGCATCTACCTTTACATATTCTACTGTAATACTTCTACTTTTCTGTAAGAACTCACAAGTGTGTAAAACAGCATGATGTTCAATTTTTGAAGTAATAATTTTAGTTACCCCTAAATTTAAAACAGCATTGTGCAAAATTAAATTGTCTGCTTCTGTTCCGCTAGAAGTAAAAATAATTTCTGCTGCAGAAACATTAAAATGCTTTGCAATATTTTTTCGTGCAGTTTCTACAGAAGACTTTGCTTTTCGACCAAATTGATGTATCGAAGAAGGGTTTCCTAAATTCTCTGTCATAGAAATTTGCATTACCTCTATAACTTCTTTGTAAATATTTG from Polaribacter sp. ALD11 includes the following:
- a CDS encoding cysteine desulfurase family protein, encoding MNAIYLDNAATTNIYKEVIEVMQISMTENLGNPSSIHQFGRKAKSSVETARKNIAKHFNVSAAEIIFTSSGTEADNLILHNAVLNLGVTKIITSKIEHHAVLHTCEFLQKSRSITVEYVKVDAFGTIDILHLESLLKASEEKTLVSLMMLNNEIGNMLPMNDIANLCKRNDALFHSDTVQAIGHYTIDLQKTMLDFMVASAHKFHGPKGVGFAFFRKGFGILPMLHGGDQEKGARSSTENVHAILGMDKALSIAYDVLQKDKDYIESLKVYFISELKKISEDIQFNGLSEDLERSGYTILSVRFPVKNEMLLFSLDLAGIAVSGGSACQSGSNKGSHVLSELLFNGEEDKTSIRFSFSKFTKKEDLDFTVLKLKELL